From a region of the Gemmatimonadetes bacterium SCN 70-22 genome:
- a CDS encoding magnesium and cobalt transport protein CorA: MKEIANAVREAQGTLWVDIDSTSRQQLALLEKVFNFHPLAIEDVLNPLSRPKVEPYDGYLFVTLRVVRLQEATTDPYDLETDNLYFFLGPSYLVTAHAGPSPNVDQVASVALRTPDLVSRGAARLAHHIMDTAIDAFFPILDRIDDFVDSLEERVFARFDEESLRDIFAVKRMVLSLRRYLSPQREIFNVLSNRPSPLLPPEVQLYFRDIYDHMLRINDALDTYRDLMSSTMESYLSQVSNRLNVVTKGLSVVATLSVPFVVVSGMWGMNFTRIPLSAHPYGFEIMLVGQLALGGVLVWLFRSRKWL, from the coding sequence GTGAAGGAGATCGCCAACGCCGTTCGCGAGGCGCAAGGGACCTTGTGGGTCGACATCGACTCCACGAGCCGCCAGCAGCTGGCCCTGCTCGAAAAGGTCTTCAACTTCCACCCGCTGGCCATCGAGGACGTGCTGAACCCGCTGAGCCGCCCCAAAGTCGAACCATATGACGGCTACCTGTTCGTGACGCTGCGGGTCGTCCGCCTCCAGGAGGCGACCACCGACCCGTACGACCTGGAGACGGACAACCTCTATTTCTTTCTCGGGCCCAGCTACCTCGTCACGGCGCACGCGGGGCCGTCGCCGAACGTGGACCAGGTGGCCTCGGTGGCGCTGCGCACCCCCGACCTCGTGTCGCGGGGCGCCGCACGGCTGGCGCACCACATCATGGACACGGCGATCGATGCGTTCTTCCCCATTCTCGACCGCATCGACGACTTCGTCGACTCCCTGGAGGAGCGGGTATTCGCACGCTTCGACGAGGAATCGCTGCGCGACATCTTCGCCGTCAAGCGGATGGTGCTCTCGCTCCGGCGCTACCTCTCGCCCCAGCGCGAGATCTTCAACGTCCTGTCGAATCGCCCCTCCCCGCTCCTCCCCCCCGAGGTGCAGCTGTACTTCCGCGACATATACGACCACATGCTGCGCATCAACGACGCGCTCGACACCTACCGCGACCTGATGAGCAGTACGATGGAGTCGTACCTGTCGCAGGTGTCGAACCGCCTCAACGTGGTCACGAAGGGGCTCTCGGTCGTCGCGACCCTCAGCGTCCCGTTCGTCGTCGTGAGCGGGATGTGGGGGATGAACTTCACCCGCATCCCGCTCTCGGCGCACCCCTACGGCTTCGAGATCATGCTCGTGGGACAGCTCGCGTTAGGCGGCGTCCTGGTCTGGCTCTTCCGCAGCCGGAAGTGGCTCTAG
- a CDS encoding transcriptional regulator — MSPELLTLVAERFKALADPARLRLLNALRPGEMTVGDLVDATELSQANVSKHLAHLHTLGFVRRRKEGLFVYYALMDKDIFRLCDVMCGRIEAELKDREKLLRPVG, encoded by the coding sequence ATGTCCCCGGAACTCCTGACCCTGGTGGCCGAGCGCTTCAAGGCGCTCGCCGACCCGGCCCGCCTCCGCCTGCTCAACGCCCTGCGCCCGGGCGAGATGACGGTCGGGGACCTGGTCGATGCGACGGAGCTGTCCCAGGCCAACGTCTCCAAGCACCTGGCGCACCTCCACACGCTGGGCTTCGTGCGCCGCCGCAAGGAAGGGCTGTTCGTCTACTACGCCCTGATGGACAAGGACATCTTCCGCCTCTGCGACGTCATGTGCGGGCGCATCGAGGCGGAGCTCAAGGACCGCGAAAAGCTCCTGCGCCCCGTGGGATAG
- a CDS encoding heme ABC exporter, ATP-binding protein CcmA, with translation MRLPTVNVRIGHDDATAVEIEGVTRRYGRRWALRGVTLSVAAGEVVGVEGHNGSGKSTLLRILSTAIKPTGGKARVFGRDVAKEATAVRGTIAFLTHYPGLYDDLTAEENLQFACRMLGRDFAEIPDLLERVGLGRETKETVRTFSAGMQRRLSLARLLLQRPRLLLLDEPYNNFDPAGIALVNDVVREVRARGGSAMIVLHDRHSAGDMLDRLVRLRHGVVDADVPLPEPGATTADALEPVFGEGGS, from the coding sequence ATTAGATTGCCGACCGTGAATGTCAGGATAGGGCACGACGACGCGACAGCGGTCGAAATCGAGGGGGTCACCAGGCGCTATGGGCGCCGGTGGGCCCTGCGCGGCGTCACCCTGTCGGTCGCTGCGGGAGAAGTTGTGGGGGTCGAGGGGCACAACGGAAGCGGAAAGAGCACGCTTTTACGCATCCTCTCCACCGCCATCAAGCCGACGGGCGGCAAGGCCCGCGTCTTCGGGCGCGACGTCGCGAAGGAGGCGACTGCGGTCCGCGGGACGATCGCCTTCCTCACGCACTACCCCGGGTTGTACGACGACCTCACGGCGGAAGAGAACCTCCAGTTCGCCTGCCGGATGCTGGGGCGCGACTTCGCGGAGATCCCCGATCTCCTGGAACGGGTCGGCCTCGGGCGCGAGACCAAGGAGACGGTGCGAACCTTCTCGGCCGGGATGCAGCGACGGCTCTCGCTTGCCCGCCTCCTCCTGCAGCGTCCCCGCCTGCTCCTCCTGGACGAGCCCTACAACAACTTCGATCCGGCGGGGATTGCCTTGGTCAACGACGTGGTACGCGAGGTGCGCGCGCGCGGCGGTTCGGCGATGATCGTCCTGCACGACCGCCACAGTGCCGGCGACATGCTCGACCGCCTGGTGCGCCTCAGGCACGGCGTCGTCGATGCCGACGTCCCCTTGCCGGAGCCCGGAGCGACCACGGCCGACGCGCTGGAACCGGTGTTCGGCGAGGGGGGCTCGTGA